In a genomic window of Dyadobacter fermentans DSM 18053:
- a CDS encoding RagB/SusD family nutrient uptake outer membrane protein, which produces MKKTLYIAMLAAGMSLSSCQDFLTEENISGVTSENFYTDAAGFEKLINSCYSSMRDVYETDPKLFCWGTDIITRGEIEPVSGTVGDRVVRATQLNEYRTLSSDNSAVEELFSNLYAGIQRCNTAINKAATIPGLTDAARSKRVGEVRFIRAYYYYLLAENFGGVPIVKEEINTAVTHFEPNTEQAVYDFILEDLNASVASVDATTAEFGRVTQGAAKHLLSLVHLTRGYKAFGGSADFTKAAQYAEEVIAGGNYKLVPAFADVFKSTNQQNSEIIFSIQFDPISLKNKTIGHGQNLFFGWRIFREPGFYDGEYQTYSRRTSDFMPTQFLYTLYNTAKDSRYDGTFLSKFYAVRDDKIGNQPIKKGDLRFYFPYPDQPFTAADSAALKQANPNVEIVRFDKWKQDFQDIGGVLKFPMINKFFDPLANFPGNNERAYSSTRDIYLFRLAETYLLAAEAYFKLGQKDKAAEKLNVVRQRAAVTGQSLNVTAANVDLDFILDERARELAGEYKRWLDLKRTHRLDRAFEHNPLTKLTNPGGVSEKYYLRPIPQSVIDRDTEGYPQNPEY; this is translated from the coding sequence ATGAAAAAGACATTATATATAGCAATGCTGGCGGCCGGAATGAGCCTGTCGTCCTGCCAGGACTTCCTCACCGAGGAAAATATCAGCGGCGTCACAAGCGAAAATTTTTATACGGATGCCGCAGGTTTTGAAAAACTGATCAATTCCTGCTATTCGTCGATGCGCGATGTGTACGAAACCGACCCGAAGCTTTTCTGCTGGGGCACCGACATCATCACCCGCGGCGAGATCGAGCCCGTGAGCGGTACCGTGGGCGACCGCGTGGTGCGCGCCACGCAGCTGAACGAGTACCGGACGCTTTCATCGGACAACTCGGCGGTGGAAGAGCTGTTTTCCAACCTGTACGCGGGCATTCAGCGATGCAACACGGCCATCAACAAGGCGGCCACGATCCCCGGCCTGACCGATGCCGCGCGCAGCAAGCGGGTAGGCGAGGTACGGTTTATCCGCGCTTACTACTATTATTTGCTGGCGGAGAATTTCGGGGGTGTGCCTATTGTAAAGGAGGAGATCAATACCGCTGTGACGCATTTCGAGCCGAATACCGAGCAGGCGGTTTATGATTTTATACTGGAAGATCTCAATGCGTCGGTGGCCAGTGTGGACGCAACTACGGCGGAGTTCGGGCGGGTGACGCAGGGCGCGGCGAAGCATTTGCTCTCGCTCGTGCACCTCACGCGCGGCTACAAGGCATTTGGCGGGTCGGCGGATTTCACCAAAGCCGCCCAATATGCCGAGGAGGTGATCGCAGGTGGTAACTACAAGCTGGTACCGGCATTTGCGGACGTTTTTAAATCCACCAACCAGCAGAACAGCGAGATCATTTTCTCGATCCAGTTTGACCCGATCAGCTTGAAAAACAAAACCATCGGCCACGGCCAGAACCTGTTTTTCGGCTGGCGCATTTTCCGCGAGCCTGGCTTCTACGATGGCGAATACCAGACTTACAGCCGCCGCACGAGCGATTTCATGCCGACGCAGTTTTTGTACACCTTGTATAATACTGCCAAAGACAGCCGCTACGACGGTACTTTCCTGAGCAAATTCTACGCGGTAAGGGATGATAAAATAGGGAATCAGCCAATCAAAAAGGGCGACCTGCGCTTCTATTTTCCTTACCCGGACCAGCCCTTTACCGCAGCCGACTCGGCAGCATTGAAACAGGCCAACCCGAATGTGGAAATCGTCCGTTTTGACAAATGGAAACAGGATTTCCAGGACATAGGTGGCGTTTTGAAATTTCCGATGATCAACAAGTTTTTCGATCCGCTCGCGAACTTCCCCGGCAACAACGAGCGGGCCTATTCCAGCACGCGCGACATCTATTTGTTCCGGTTGGCGGAAACGTATCTGCTCGCTGCGGAGGCTTATTTTAAATTAGGTCAAAAAGACAAAGCCGCTGAAAAACTGAATGTAGTGCGCCAGCGCGCCGCGGTAACCGGCCAAAGCCTGAACGTCACCGCCGCGAATGTGGACCTCGATTTCATCCTCGACGAGCGCGCCCGCGAGCTAGCAGGCGAGTACAAGCGCTGGCTCGACCTGAAACGCACGCACCGCCTCGACCGCGCATTCGAGCACAACCCGCTCACCAAACTGACGAACCCCGGCGGCGTGAGTGAGAAGTATTACCTGCGCCCCATTCCGCAGTCGGTCATCGACCGGGATACGGAAGGGTATCCGCAGAATCCAGAGTATTGA
- a CDS encoding glycosyl hydrolase 115 family protein, which translates to MFILNTAHSARFDFVTANAKVSVYYQQGGPKLDSIVAHLLAADIERVSGYLPTVGTNLANASGNVIVLGRAGSEIVGRLGKQDADGALTGQWERYSLRVLNKPLKNIAQALVVAGSDVRGTAYGAFAVSEKIGVTPWYWWADAVPAHRKTLSLDIPDYTSASPSVKFRGIFINDEDWGLQPWAAKTFEPETNDIGPKTYAKVFELLLRLKANLIWPAMHPSTKAFYHYPGNIKAAEDYQIVVGSSHAEPMLRNNVSEWDEQTMGHFNFVTNRKKVEQYWESRIKESSHFNGIYTTGMRGVHDGEIQGVKTIPETVSLLDTIIRVEREMLRKYVNKDITKVPQVFTPYKEVLEIYDAGLKVPEDITLVWPDDNYGYIQRLSNAAENQRSGGSGVYYHASYWGRPHDYLWLNTTHPAHMQEEMTKAFALNARHLWVLNIGDIKPGEYAMQLFLDMAYHVKPFEKPGYSKTHLQQWLAGIFGNKNSVAISKVLWQYYNLAFERKPEYMGWSQTEPTTGIRNTAYNHNYYGDQAQRRLDDHNKLVSETAAIQSQIAEKDQPAFFELAGYPVKGAALMNRKFLYRDKALLYARQGRLSAAHYARLSGQAYAEIVVETGIFNEKLLNGKWKGMMDLMPRGLPVFKMPDIKLAVTPNLPAFRALPEGLDTTYAASGKKRQFTLPAFDRWNKQKRFIDVFLTQNVTRNFRVTASEPWIRVSATQGVLQPENAQSEQRIWVEVDWAKARIGDLSGNVRVEAGEDIYDFKITANNADANTLPGFKGYVASDKHIFMNAARYTALKNTSTRNWTVVDALAGNGDALQAFPLTFSGTPDTTNVANNPAAEYEFHTFTDAPATITVSTLPTYPLNKDFEMRYAVKVDDGPVSIFNFTTIGRSTEWKQNVLANSAKRTLEIPALPAGNHKLAIYMIDPGVVLQHIFIDLGGGQPFYGTLPATWSGTFGETRQE; encoded by the coding sequence TTGTTTATATTAAATACGGCCCATTCGGCCCGGTTCGACTTCGTCACTGCCAACGCCAAAGTTTCGGTTTACTACCAGCAAGGCGGCCCTAAACTCGATTCGATCGTTGCGCATTTGCTGGCGGCGGACATTGAGCGGGTAAGCGGGTATTTACCGACAGTGGGCACCAACCTGGCTAATGCAAGCGGGAATGTAATCGTACTTGGTCGCGCCGGTTCGGAAATTGTCGGGCGCCTGGGAAAGCAGGACGCCGATGGCGCATTGACAGGGCAGTGGGAGCGGTATTCGCTGCGTGTTTTGAATAAACCTTTGAAAAATATTGCACAGGCACTGGTGGTAGCCGGCAGCGACGTGCGCGGGACGGCCTATGGTGCGTTTGCGGTTTCCGAAAAGATAGGCGTTACGCCCTGGTACTGGTGGGCGGATGCGGTGCCGGCGCACCGGAAAACGCTCTCGCTGGACATTCCGGACTACACTTCGGCGTCGCCGTCCGTCAAATTCCGGGGGATATTCATTAATGATGAGGACTGGGGCCTGCAACCCTGGGCAGCGAAAACCTTCGAGCCGGAAACGAATGACATCGGTCCGAAGACCTACGCGAAGGTGTTCGAGCTGCTTTTGCGCCTTAAAGCCAACCTCATTTGGCCGGCGATGCACCCGAGCACCAAGGCATTCTACCATTATCCGGGCAATATTAAAGCCGCCGAAGATTACCAGATCGTCGTGGGCTCGTCGCATGCGGAACCCATGCTCCGCAACAATGTGAGCGAATGGGACGAGCAGACGATGGGGCATTTCAATTTTGTGACCAACCGGAAGAAGGTGGAGCAATACTGGGAATCGCGGATTAAGGAGAGCAGCCATTTCAACGGCATTTACACCACCGGAATGCGGGGCGTGCACGATGGCGAAATCCAGGGCGTGAAAACCATTCCCGAAACCGTGTCATTGCTCGATACGATCATCCGCGTGGAGCGCGAAATGCTCCGAAAGTATGTGAATAAGGACATTACCAAAGTACCGCAGGTATTTACACCTTATAAGGAGGTTCTGGAAATATACGATGCCGGATTGAAAGTCCCCGAAGACATTACCCTCGTATGGCCGGATGATAACTACGGTTATATCCAAAGGCTGAGCAATGCGGCAGAAAACCAGCGTTCCGGCGGCTCGGGCGTGTATTATCACGCCTCGTATTGGGGCCGCCCGCACGATTATCTGTGGCTGAACACGACGCATCCCGCGCATATGCAGGAGGAAATGACGAAGGCGTTTGCATTGAATGCGCGGCATTTGTGGGTGCTGAATATCGGCGATATCAAACCCGGCGAATACGCCATGCAGCTTTTCCTGGATATGGCTTATCATGTAAAACCATTTGAAAAACCGGGCTATTCCAAAACGCATTTGCAACAATGGCTGGCCGGCATTTTCGGGAATAAAAACAGCGTCGCCATTTCGAAGGTACTTTGGCAATATTACAACCTCGCATTCGAAAGGAAGCCCGAATACATGGGTTGGAGCCAGACTGAACCGACTACCGGCATTCGCAATACCGCTTATAACCACAATTATTACGGCGACCAGGCGCAGCGCCGGCTCGACGATCACAATAAGCTCGTATCCGAAACCGCCGCCATCCAGTCGCAAATCGCTGAAAAAGACCAGCCCGCGTTTTTTGAACTGGCAGGTTACCCCGTGAAAGGGGCTGCTCTGATGAACCGCAAATTCCTTTACCGCGACAAAGCCTTGCTATACGCCCGGCAGGGACGCCTGAGTGCGGCGCATTACGCCCGGCTTTCGGGGCAGGCTTATGCCGAAATCGTGGTAGAAACGGGTATTTTCAACGAAAAGCTACTGAATGGCAAATGGAAGGGCATGATGGACCTGATGCCGCGCGGGCTGCCGGTGTTTAAAATGCCGGACATCAAACTTGCTGTGACGCCAAACCTGCCCGCGTTCCGCGCATTGCCCGAAGGCCTGGACACTACCTACGCGGCATCAGGCAAAAAGCGCCAGTTTACCCTGCCTGCATTCGACCGGTGGAACAAGCAGAAGCGGTTTATCGACGTATTTCTGACGCAAAATGTCACCAGGAACTTCCGCGTCACTGCCTCGGAGCCGTGGATCAGGGTAAGCGCTACGCAAGGCGTATTGCAGCCGGAAAATGCCCAAAGCGAGCAGCGCATTTGGGTGGAGGTCGATTGGGCGAAAGCGCGCATCGGCGATTTGAGCGGTAACGTCCGGGTGGAAGCGGGAGAGGATATTTACGATTTCAAAATCACCGCCAACAACGCGGATGCGAACACATTGCCGGGTTTCAAAGGCTATGTTGCCAGCGATAAGCACATTTTTATGAATGCGGCCAGGTACACTGCATTGAAAAACACTTCGACGCGTAACTGGACAGTCGTAGATGCGCTGGCAGGTAACGGGGACGCATTGCAGGCATTCCCGCTCACATTCAGCGGAACACCGGATACGACGAACGTTGCCAACAACCCGGCGGCGGAATACGAATTTCACACATTCACGGACGCCCCGGCGACCATCACCGTAAGTACCCTGCCCACTTATCCGCTCAATAAGGATTTCGAAATGCGTTATGCCGTGAAAGTGGACGATGGACCTGTTAGCATATTCAATTTCACAACCATCGGCCGCAGCACCGAATGGAAGCAAAACGTGCTCGCCAACTCGGCGAAGCGCACGCTGGAAATACCAGCACTACCGGCCGGTAATCACAAGCTCGCCATTTACATGATCGATCCCGGCGTGGTATTGCAGCATATATTTATAGATTTGGGAGGAGGGCAGCCATTTTATGGGACCTTGCCGGCAACGTGGAGTGGTACTTTCGGCGAAACAAGGCAGGAATGA
- a CDS encoding alpha-L-rhamnosidase-related protein, with protein sequence MHLKPIFTIIALLALNLTAYAETEDIVIQDKTKSVTLSVPGKKLSLVIDYGAGCMVRQLLVNGVETLSKSGAYTGIKTGDSIFNSTSSRQVKLSRKSDGITLSNITYGGGAMMVNETWDFAIAGDQIHWNITRNYSNSARVQEVAFPKWNFAGLDVWKGGILDNGGMVWCKYLKGNNDTYGVHTGGVTFWNDKSGNGLRIAPPKGKENFSTKFSNENNAFTCTQQLSPVALKQQHNLSRFVAGKADVFAPFMVEAGTVSATFSLQYVDYFKEYSRGTLPGIDAGAVRELMNTTGRYGVVDNNIIGANGWLTNWKCLHEPFFSQIGMALNDMNYTANMAATLDQERDLAMKPDGRVLSRWHNAPGDEIPGTYNPETGYYEAMWGYTIDSQPGYVINTSEQFDLSGDLQWLRSHKSACEKALDWLISRDANQNGIFEMMNNNIAEKKASDWLDIVWASYENSFVNAQMFEALNLWANCEDVLGDRDKAAYYRAVAAKLKTAFNKPVEEGGFWSAKKKQYVYWRDNDGSIHGDNLVTPVNFAAIAFGICDDKERIAQLLDQIEQHTASEDLFHWPLCFDSFTQAEVSPGNWPFPKYENGDIFPTWGYLGIRAYTQYDKSIALKYINKLLLQYKKDGLSSQRYSRTTQLGLGDDILAGICTSITALYRDIYGIRPKWNRMGIEPNLSQHLNGTQFSYRLRDTLYQIKLNVDDYSLATDRFMIKSKQSFGANNNGNLTNIYPQNREDLILQIEANSNSQLKCNLGKSSPEGLAWTVASEGTYNFRLKGLLTKTQYQLIIDNRKTLVTPDSNGNIAFSHTCKGLSSFEIAKVL encoded by the coding sequence ATGCATTTAAAACCCATATTTACAATAATAGCACTACTGGCATTAAACCTGACAGCTTATGCTGAAACGGAAGACATTGTAATTCAGGATAAAACAAAGTCGGTAACATTAAGTGTTCCCGGCAAGAAATTATCACTGGTAATCGATTACGGGGCCGGGTGCATGGTCAGGCAATTATTGGTTAATGGCGTAGAAACATTGTCAAAGAGTGGTGCTTATACGGGGATCAAAACAGGCGACAGTATTTTCAACTCCACCTCATCACGCCAGGTTAAGCTCAGCCGAAAATCCGACGGCATTACCCTAAGCAATATAACTTATGGAGGCGGTGCAATGATGGTGAATGAAACCTGGGATTTTGCTATTGCAGGTGACCAAATTCACTGGAATATCACCCGAAATTACAGCAATTCGGCCCGGGTACAGGAAGTTGCTTTTCCCAAATGGAATTTTGCCGGACTGGATGTTTGGAAAGGTGGAATTCTGGATAATGGCGGCATGGTTTGGTGTAAATATTTAAAAGGGAATAACGATACGTATGGCGTTCATACCGGCGGCGTTACATTCTGGAACGACAAGTCAGGAAATGGATTACGAATAGCGCCACCGAAAGGAAAAGAGAATTTTTCAACAAAATTCTCCAATGAAAATAATGCTTTTACGTGTACTCAGCAGCTTAGCCCGGTAGCATTAAAGCAGCAACACAACCTCAGCAGGTTCGTTGCAGGCAAGGCGGATGTTTTCGCTCCGTTTATGGTGGAAGCAGGTACTGTGAGCGCTACTTTCTCGCTGCAATATGTTGACTATTTCAAGGAGTATTCGCGGGGGACATTACCGGGTATCGACGCCGGGGCTGTTCGTGAGTTGATGAATACCACCGGACGTTATGGTGTTGTCGATAACAATATCATTGGCGCCAATGGCTGGCTTACCAATTGGAAATGTCTGCATGAGCCCTTTTTCTCGCAGATCGGCATGGCGCTTAACGACATGAACTACACCGCAAACATGGCCGCAACACTTGACCAGGAGCGTGATTTGGCCATGAAGCCCGACGGCCGCGTACTGTCGCGCTGGCATAATGCCCCGGGAGATGAGATACCAGGTACATATAACCCCGAAACCGGTTATTATGAAGCCATGTGGGGTTATACGATCGATTCGCAGCCCGGCTATGTGATCAACACCAGCGAACAATTTGATTTGAGCGGTGATCTGCAGTGGCTGCGTTCGCATAAATCGGCATGCGAAAAAGCGCTGGACTGGCTTATCAGCCGCGATGCCAATCAGAATGGGATTTTTGAAATGATGAACAACAATATCGCCGAGAAAAAAGCCAGTGATTGGCTGGATATTGTGTGGGCAAGTTACGAAAATTCATTTGTAAATGCGCAGATGTTTGAAGCGCTTAATTTATGGGCTAACTGCGAGGATGTATTGGGAGATCGCGACAAAGCAGCATATTATCGGGCGGTCGCGGCAAAACTTAAAACGGCATTCAACAAACCCGTTGAAGAAGGCGGTTTTTGGTCGGCTAAAAAAAAGCAATACGTTTATTGGCGTGATAACGATGGTTCTATTCATGGCGATAACCTGGTTACTCCGGTTAACTTTGCAGCCATCGCATTTGGAATTTGCGATGACAAAGAGCGCATTGCCCAATTGCTTGATCAGATCGAGCAGCATACCGCAAGCGAAGATCTGTTTCACTGGCCTTTATGCTTTGATTCGTTCACGCAGGCGGAGGTATCTCCCGGAAACTGGCCCTTTCCCAAATACGAGAACGGAGATATATTTCCCACCTGGGGATATTTAGGCATTCGTGCCTACACCCAATACGATAAAAGCATTGCGCTAAAATACATCAACAAACTACTGCTTCAATATAAAAAGGACGGCCTCTCATCGCAACGGTATAGCCGCACTACGCAATTGGGTTTAGGCGATGATATTCTTGCAGGTATTTGTACGAGCATTACCGCACTGTATCGGGATATCTACGGCATACGTCCGAAATGGAATAGAATGGGAATTGAACCAAACCTTAGCCAACATCTCAACGGCACACAGTTCAGCTACCGCCTGCGCGATACACTTTATCAAATAAAACTAAACGTTGACGATTACAGCCTTGCTACCGATCGTTTCATGATCAAGAGTAAGCAAAGTTTCGGCGCAAATAATAACGGCAACCTCACTAATATCTATCCGCAAAACCGTGAAGATTTGATATTGCAAATCGAAGCGAATTCAAATAGTCAGTTAAAATGTAATCTTGGCAAATCGTCACCCGAAGGGCTGGCCTGGACAGTGGCATCCGAAGGCACTTACAATTTCAGATTAAAAGGCTTGTTGACCAAAACACAATACCAACTGATCATTGACAATCGCAAGACGTTAGTAACACCCGATTCGAATGGCAATATCGCTTTTAGTCATACATGTAAAGGCTTGTCAAGTTTTGAAATTGCGAAGGTTTTGTGA
- a CDS encoding glycoside hydrolase family 28 protein gives MTQKLRLLVVAFALLAVGSRADVPVKKLKVPARFEMPEILVPDFSRVKRFLITDFGAVAGDKEKISGAIRQAIDAANQAGGGKVVVPAGEWLTGKVHLKSNVNLHLDKGAVLLFSEKPEDYLPAVHSSWEGIECYNYSPLIYAYQCKNVAITGEGEVRAKMEVWKEWFARPKPHMESIKRLYNLAQDYTPVEQRQMVNDTAHLRPQFIQFNRCENVLMEGFTVTNSPFWTIHPYLCKNVVISRLKVYAHGHNNDGVDPEMSQNVFITDCVFDQGDDAIAIKSGRNPEGWRLKTPSKNIVIRNLTVKNGHQLVAIGSELSGGIENVDISQCQVVDGAKLNHLLFIKTNERMGGYVKNIYASNLTAGKIDLGVLGIETDVLYQWRTLVPTKIRKLTPISDIYLSNISVKDVKFESRILGQKELPVKNVSMKNITTGKVQEQKEIHENVLDFQH, from the coding sequence ATGACTCAAAAATTACGGTTACTCGTCGTCGCATTTGCATTGCTTGCCGTTGGTTCCCGCGCCGACGTGCCGGTGAAAAAGCTCAAAGTTCCGGCGCGTTTTGAGATGCCGGAGATTCTGGTACCCGATTTCAGCAGAGTGAAGCGCTTCCTTATTACCGATTTCGGCGCGGTGGCGGGCGATAAGGAAAAAATTTCCGGGGCGATCCGGCAGGCTATCGACGCGGCGAACCAGGCAGGCGGCGGCAAGGTGGTAGTACCTGCGGGCGAGTGGCTCACGGGAAAGGTGCATTTGAAAAGCAATGTGAACCTGCACCTGGACAAAGGTGCGGTGCTGCTATTTTCGGAAAAGCCGGAGGATTACCTGCCGGCGGTGCATTCGAGCTGGGAGGGCATTGAATGCTACAATTATTCGCCGCTGATTTATGCCTACCAATGCAAAAACGTGGCGATCACCGGCGAGGGCGAGGTGCGGGCGAAAATGGAGGTTTGGAAAGAATGGTTTGCCCGACCGAAACCCCATATGGAGAGCATTAAGCGGCTTTATAACCTCGCGCAGGACTACACGCCCGTGGAGCAGCGGCAGATGGTGAACGACACGGCGCATTTGCGGCCGCAGTTTATCCAGTTTAACCGGTGCGAAAATGTGCTGATGGAAGGCTTTACGGTCACCAATAGCCCATTCTGGACAATCCATCCCTACCTGTGCAAGAATGTCGTGATCAGCCGGTTGAAGGTATACGCGCACGGGCATAACAACGACGGCGTGGACCCCGAAATGAGCCAGAACGTGTTCATCACCGATTGCGTGTTCGACCAGGGCGATGATGCGATTGCCATCAAATCCGGCCGCAATCCGGAAGGCTGGCGGCTGAAAACGCCTTCGAAGAACATCGTGATCCGCAACCTGACGGTCAAAAACGGGCACCAATTGGTGGCGATCGGCAGCGAGCTTTCGGGCGGGATCGAAAATGTGGACATTTCGCAGTGCCAGGTGGTCGACGGCGCGAAGCTCAACCATTTGCTTTTTATTAAAACCAATGAAAGAATGGGGGGCTATGTCAAAAACATCTACGCCTCGAACCTGACCGCCGGGAAAATAGACCTGGGCGTGCTGGGCATCGAAACCGACGTACTTTACCAATGGCGCACGCTCGTACCGACCAAAATCCGCAAACTGACGCCGATCTCGGACATTTACCTGAGCAATATCTCAGTGAAGGACGTGAAGTTCGAGTCGCGCATTTTGGGGCAGAAAGAGCTGCCGGTTAAAAACGTATCGATGAAAAACATCACGACCGGCAAGGTGCAGGAACAAAAGGAAATCCACGAAAACGTCCTCGATTTTCAGCATTGA